In a genomic window of Thermogemmata fonticola:
- a CDS encoding outer membrane protein assembly factor BamB family protein, translated as MEINRREVLGGLFGMGIAGRGWCEDWPGWRGPRGDGTWQGPPLPERWPAAGLRIAWQQEVGGGYAGVSVRGQRLVTMDLEPAPPKLPPSPLPKTDGVQGFERVLCYSTADGQLLWQHKYPVVYGRLGGYANGPRSTPVLSADNKVYTLGAVGHLHCYDLVSGKVLWSVDTVRQLGARVPEWGFAGSPLLDGDRLIVHLGASNGGCVIAFDRHSGKEVWKALDDPAGYCNPVIFSTPTGRLLVLWTPQHIHGLEAATGRPLWKVPYPVTYGVSIATPLLRENILVVSGYWEGTKAIRIGPRLQDHELIWTDHRQLRALMAQPLYRDGYGYLLDKDYGLTCFEWKTGKKIWDDDNQLTPRGRNPHASIVWTGQENRALALNAVGELVLLRLHPRGYEESSRVKVLSERVWGHPAFAGRFLFAKTDGAESWRQAKKCKLICVELVSA; from the coding sequence ATGGAGATAAATCGTCGTGAGGTGTTAGGGGGATTGTTCGGCATGGGCATTGCCGGAAGGGGCTGGTGTGAGGACTGGCCAGGATGGCGCGGCCCGCGAGGAGATGGCACGTGGCAAGGACCGCCACTGCCGGAGCGATGGCCTGCTGCCGGACTCCGTATCGCATGGCAACAGGAGGTAGGAGGAGGTTATGCGGGGGTGAGCGTTCGCGGCCAAAGGCTCGTAACAATGGACCTGGAGCCGGCGCCTCCGAAACTTCCGCCCTCTCCGCTCCCGAAGACAGACGGAGTTCAAGGGTTTGAACGGGTGCTTTGCTATTCGACCGCGGATGGGCAATTGCTCTGGCAACACAAATATCCGGTGGTTTATGGACGGTTAGGCGGCTATGCTAACGGACCGCGGTCCACGCCTGTTCTGAGTGCAGATAACAAGGTGTACACTTTGGGAGCCGTTGGCCATTTGCACTGCTATGATCTGGTAAGCGGCAAAGTACTCTGGAGCGTGGATACGGTCCGCCAATTGGGAGCACGTGTGCCGGAGTGGGGATTTGCGGGATCCCCTTTGTTGGACGGGGACCGACTCATCGTGCACCTCGGAGCTTCTAACGGGGGTTGCGTGATCGCCTTCGATCGGCATAGCGGTAAGGAAGTCTGGAAGGCTCTCGATGACCCCGCCGGTTACTGCAACCCTGTGATCTTTTCCACCCCCACAGGGCGATTGCTTGTTCTTTGGACTCCCCAGCATATTCACGGACTAGAGGCCGCCACGGGCCGCCCTCTGTGGAAGGTTCCTTATCCCGTCACCTATGGCGTTTCCATCGCGACGCCCCTCCTGCGGGAGAATATCCTGGTTGTGAGCGGTTACTGGGAAGGGACCAAGGCCATACGTATCGGTCCGCGGTTGCAAGATCACGAGCTAATCTGGACTGATCATCGCCAACTGCGCGCTCTCATGGCCCAGCCGTTGTATCGAGATGGTTACGGGTATCTGCTGGACAAGGATTACGGATTGACCTGTTTCGAGTGGAAAACGGGTAAGAAAATCTGGGATGACGATAATCAACTCACTCCCCGGGGCCGCAACCCGCATGCCAGTATTGTCTGGACCGGCCAAGAGAATCGGGCACTCGCTCTCAATGCCGTCGGAGAACTGGTATTACTCCGATTGCATCCCCGTGGCTATGAGGAAAGCTCCCGCGTCAAGGTTTTGTCCGAGCGCGTGTGGGGCCACCCGGCGTTTGCCGGCCGTTTCCTTTTTGCCAAGACCGATGGCGCGGAGTCCTGGCGGCAAGCCAAAAAATGCAAGTTGATCTGTGTGGAACTGGTTTCGGCCTGA
- a CDS encoding RusA family crossover junction endodeoxyribonuclease, which translates to MFEAELPYPPSINHYWRRVGFRTLISREGRRFRQRVLAILAARRVNPLSGPLAVEVDVYPPDRRRRDIDNVQKALLDALQHGGVYGDDSQVVRLAIVKCDPVEGGKTVVRVRCV; encoded by the coding sequence ATGTTCGAGGCCGAGCTGCCCTACCCGCCGTCGATCAACCACTACTGGCGGCGGGTGGGGTTCCGCACCCTGATCAGCCGCGAGGGCCGCCGCTTCCGCCAGCGCGTGCTGGCGATCCTCGCGGCCCGGCGCGTCAACCCGCTGAGCGGACCGCTGGCGGTGGAGGTCGATGTCTACCCGCCCGACCGCCGGCGGCGCGACATCGATAACGTGCAGAAGGCCCTCCTCGACGCCCTCCAGCACGGGGGCGTCTACGGTGACGATAGCCAAGTCGTCCGGCTCGCCATCGTCAAGTGCGACCCCGTCGAGGGCGGGAAAACCGTGGTCCGCGTCCGGTGCGTCTGA
- a CDS encoding Gfo/Idh/MocA family protein, with the protein MIRLGILDFDTSHVVEFTRRLNHIEGTPEEQWVEGARVVIGCPGESQLMPERIAGFTEQMRKFGVKLVEKPEEMIGKVDGMLIESVDGTVHYERARPFLEAGLPCFIDKPFTCSVPDARKIIELSTKCKAAVFSSSSLRYAPEVTAYQQQREKQGAVFGVVTWGPATASPRPQRNAGLFHYGIHAVEMLYTFMGPGCQQVVNVYEQGAEVVTGRWKDGRIGTVRGLRQGATPFGFTAFAEKGVLTRAVETRYIYRELLKKVVEFFQTGRSPVPPEETLEIIAFIEAANASGSHHGQPVRVQV; encoded by the coding sequence ATGATACGACTGGGAATATTAGACTTTGATACGTCCCACGTGGTGGAATTTACCCGACGATTGAATCACATCGAGGGTACCCCGGAGGAACAGTGGGTGGAGGGTGCACGGGTCGTGATAGGCTGTCCAGGTGAATCCCAATTAATGCCGGAGAGAATAGCCGGATTTACGGAACAGATGAGGAAATTTGGCGTGAAGCTCGTCGAAAAACCGGAAGAGATGATTGGAAAAGTTGATGGCATGTTGATTGAGTCGGTGGATGGTACGGTGCATTACGAGCGTGCCCGGCCATTCCTCGAAGCAGGTTTGCCGTGCTTTATTGATAAGCCCTTCACATGTTCGGTCCCAGACGCGCGGAAGATCATCGAGTTGAGCACGAAGTGTAAGGCGGCGGTGTTCTCCTCCTCGTCTTTACGTTATGCTCCTGAAGTGACAGCATACCAACAACAGCGGGAGAAACAGGGAGCGGTTTTCGGAGTCGTGACGTGGGGTCCTGCTACAGCTTCTCCACGGCCTCAGCGGAACGCCGGTTTATTTCACTATGGTATTCACGCCGTGGAGATGTTGTACACATTCATGGGCCCAGGTTGCCAGCAGGTTGTCAATGTATATGAACAGGGTGCAGAAGTTGTAACGGGACGTTGGAAGGATGGCCGAATTGGAACAGTCCGAGGTTTGCGGCAGGGCGCTACTCCCTTTGGTTTCACCGCGTTTGCGGAAAAAGGAGTGCTCACCCGCGCGGTGGAAACCCGGTACATCTACCGCGAGTTGTTGAAAAAGGTGGTGGAGTTCTTCCAGACCGGCCGCTCCCCCGTACCCCCCGAAGAAACTCTAGAGATCATCGCCTTCATCGAAGCAGCCAATGCGAGCGGTAGTCATCATGGCCAACCTGTTCGAGTTCAGGTGTGA
- a CDS encoding DUF669 domain-containing protein → MADLRGFDANHVEPTSDFDPIPAGKYLAVITESEMKPNKANTGHFLQLTFQIVEGPYKNRYLWARLNLDNPNATAVQIARAELSAICRAVGVLAPNDSVELHNLPLVISVKCKKRDDTGEITNEIKGYTKKEALQPGTAGTQPSANSTPPWRRN, encoded by the coding sequence ATGGCTGACCTCCGTGGCTTCGACGCCAACCATGTCGAACCGACCAGCGACTTCGACCCGATCCCCGCCGGCAAGTACCTGGCCGTCATCACCGAGTCGGAGATGAAGCCGAACAAGGCCAACACGGGCCACTTCCTCCAGCTCACCTTCCAGATCGTCGAGGGGCCGTACAAGAACCGCTACCTGTGGGCGCGGCTCAACCTCGACAACCCGAACGCGACGGCGGTGCAGATCGCCCGCGCCGAGTTGTCCGCCATCTGCCGGGCCGTGGGCGTGCTGGCCCCCAACGACTCGGTCGAGCTGCACAACCTGCCCCTGGTCATCTCCGTGAAGTGCAAGAAGCGCGACGACACCGGCGAGATCACCAACGAAATCAAGGGCTACACGAAGAAGGAAGCCCTGCAGCCCGGGACGGCAGGCACGCAGCCGTCCGCCAACAGCACGCCGCCGTGGAGGCGCAACTGA
- a CDS encoding DUF6677 family protein, with product MNHDIQQKTEVRLLSYPQSATSFFDPFAALLSYLIPGLGQIYQGRIAKGLLFFLGLYTLFFYGMWMGQWKNVWIPYVRDLPDVVIFGHKMEGIPKALAYRPQFIAQFWIGIAAWPAVIQYINYDPNNDHGPYLGKYQRAPNEQELNQIQRKSSKRWDLGWVLTVIAGILNLLVIYDALSGPMIREVVMRPYSPISNPSDATVSADCDDSNAALVGDAEVKRNDQVSK from the coding sequence ATGAATCATGATATACAACAAAAGACAGAAGTAAGATTATTATCATATCCGCAGTCGGCAACTAGTTTTTTTGATCCATTTGCAGCTCTTTTGAGTTACCTGATACCTGGGCTTGGGCAGATCTATCAAGGTCGTATAGCAAAGGGGTTATTATTTTTCCTAGGGCTTTATACTTTATTCTTTTACGGAATGTGGATGGGACAGTGGAAAAATGTATGGATACCTTACGTTCGTGATCTTCCAGATGTAGTGATATTCGGTCACAAGATGGAGGGTATTCCTAAGGCACTGGCATATCGTCCACAGTTTATAGCACAATTTTGGATTGGTATAGCAGCTTGGCCGGCGGTAATACAATACATCAATTATGATCCAAATAATGATCATGGTCCATATCTCGGAAAGTATCAGCGTGCCCCCAACGAACAAGAGCTCAATCAAATTCAAAGGAAATCATCGAAAAGATGGGATTTAGGATGGGTATTGACCGTCATAGCTGGCATTCTCAATCTTCTAGTTATTTATGATGCCTTATCCGGGCCTATGATTCGTGAGGTTGTAATGAGACCGTATTCTCCGATATCAAATCCTAGTGACGCGACAGTTTCCGCAGACTGTGATGATTCAAATGCGGCTTTAGTAGGTGATGCTGAAGTAAAACGGAATGATCAGGTATCAAAATAA
- a CDS encoding DUF2924 domain-containing protein: MSLNVMKELAALGRMTVKELRDKYAEVFGEETPAHNQTWLVRRIAWRLQALAEGDLSERARQRAAELANDADLRMNPPKALPVAAAEPAATKVLPFKPDDRLPPPGTLITREYRGETVQVKVLPNGFEYEGQVYRSLSAVAKAITGSHCNGYFFFRLGGKGDDR, from the coding sequence ATGAGCCTGAACGTGATGAAAGAACTCGCCGCCCTCGGACGGATGACCGTCAAGGAGCTGCGGGACAAGTACGCCGAAGTCTTCGGCGAGGAGACGCCGGCCCACAACCAGACGTGGCTGGTCCGCCGGATCGCCTGGCGGCTGCAGGCGCTGGCCGAGGGCGACCTGTCCGAACGCGCCCGCCAGCGCGCCGCCGAGCTGGCCAATGACGCTGACCTGCGGATGAACCCGCCCAAGGCACTCCCGGTCGCTGCGGCCGAGCCGGCGGCGACCAAGGTCCTGCCCTTCAAGCCCGACGACCGCCTGCCGCCGCCGGGCACGCTGATTACCCGCGAGTACCGGGGCGAGACGGTGCAGGTAAAGGTCCTGCCCAACGGCTTCGAGTACGAAGGCCAGGTCTATCGCTCCCTGAGCGCCGTCGCCAAGGCGATCACCGGGTCGCACTGCAACGGCTACTTCTTCTTCCGCCTGGGCGGGAAAGGAGACGACCGATGA
- a CDS encoding sigma-70 family RNA polymerase sigma factor, protein MKPDTRQSPTPQPHPHSSASPKQLDAFAARLIRRKARQLVGRAGFTRSDRDDIEQELALKLLKQLSAFDPGEAHWHVFVTTVVERYAASLLRDKRAEKRDHRRATSLHVLIETGDNGPVELAETVGRREQDARLGRDPRSDEERAQLAGDVADVLADLPADLRDVAERLKHDSVSQVARDLGLPRTTLLRRMEHVRRAFEGAGLRDYL, encoded by the coding sequence ATGAAACCAGACACGAGGCAATCTCCAACTCCCCAACCCCATCCTCACAGTTCGGCGAGTCCGAAACAGCTCGATGCCTTCGCGGCGCGCCTGATCCGCCGCAAGGCCCGGCAGCTCGTGGGCCGGGCCGGCTTCACCCGGAGTGACCGGGACGACATCGAGCAGGAACTCGCCCTCAAGCTGCTCAAGCAGCTGTCGGCCTTCGACCCCGGCGAGGCCCACTGGCACGTCTTCGTCACCACCGTGGTCGAGCGGTACGCCGCCAGCCTCCTCCGCGACAAGCGGGCGGAAAAGCGCGACCACCGGCGGGCCACGTCGCTGCACGTCCTGATCGAGACCGGCGACAACGGCCCGGTCGAGCTGGCCGAAACGGTCGGCCGGCGCGAGCAGGACGCCCGGCTCGGCCGCGACCCCCGCAGCGACGAGGAGCGGGCGCAGCTCGCCGGCGACGTGGCCGACGTGCTGGCCGACCTGCCGGCGGACCTCCGGGACGTGGCCGAGCGGCTCAAGCACGACTCCGTCTCCCAGGTAGCCCGCGACCTGGGCCTGCCGCGCACGACGCTGCTGCGGCGAATGGAACACGTCCGCCGCGCCTTCGAGGGCGCGGGGCTACGGGATTATCTCTGA
- a CDS encoding ATP-binding protein: MSLLARVQRGRTPKPPRLLVYGTEGIGKSTFAAGAPRPVFVQTEDGLDEIDCDKFPLATTYDEVLAALAGLRAEPHEYETVVIDSLDWLERMIWDKVCQESGAKSIEKADGGYAKGYTHALTYWREVVEHLNALRNTRGMVVVLIAHAKVEKFEDPESSPYDRYSPRLHKHASALVSEWCDAVLFATRKVRTQTEDAGFGRKRTIAHALGKDGGERVLRTVGGPSCIAKNRYGLTEDLPLSWAAFVAALSNHQPTQGANEHG; the protein is encoded by the coding sequence ATGAGCCTCTTGGCCCGCGTCCAGCGGGGCCGCACCCCGAAGCCGCCGCGACTGCTCGTCTACGGCACCGAGGGGATCGGCAAGTCCACCTTCGCGGCCGGCGCGCCCAGGCCGGTCTTCGTCCAGACCGAGGACGGCCTGGACGAGATCGACTGCGACAAGTTCCCCCTGGCGACCACCTACGACGAGGTCCTAGCCGCGCTGGCCGGGCTGCGGGCCGAGCCGCACGAGTACGAGACGGTCGTCATCGACAGCCTCGACTGGCTGGAGCGGATGATCTGGGACAAGGTCTGCCAGGAGTCCGGGGCCAAGAGCATCGAGAAGGCCGACGGCGGCTACGCCAAGGGCTACACGCACGCCCTGACCTACTGGCGCGAGGTCGTCGAGCACCTCAACGCGCTCCGCAACACGCGCGGCATGGTCGTCGTGCTGATCGCGCACGCCAAGGTCGAGAAGTTCGAGGACCCGGAGTCGTCGCCCTACGACCGCTACTCGCCGCGCCTGCACAAGCACGCCAGCGCGCTGGTCAGCGAGTGGTGCGACGCGGTGCTGTTCGCCACGCGGAAGGTCCGCACGCAGACGGAGGACGCCGGATTCGGCCGCAAGCGCACCATCGCCCACGCGCTGGGCAAGGACGGCGGCGAGCGCGTGCTGCGGACCGTCGGCGGCCCCTCGTGCATCGCCAAGAACCGTTACGGGCTGACCGAGGACCTGCCCCTGTCGTGGGCTGCCTTCGTCGCGGCCCTTTCCAACCACCAACCCACCCAAGGAGCGAACGAACATGGCTGA
- a CDS encoding ABC transporter permease — MAWYQLVIHGLLYHWRSYISLALVIAVACGVLTGALIIGDSLRQGLEELGQRRSAGVASVATLNRPLPIAIIDQLKDVVVPVLHTSGSITANNNFSAGIHIWGLDNHGESLFGLSEWTTLWGGRDHYIIISKRLADRLEVSQGQRISVSVERMSVMPRNILLARRSFDDSVITSTFTIAGIVPDESPASEFAISPQLDPPLNAYVPLRALVELLEDGEIVEPVANVLLSKDPNTHALTESIRRHLRLEHYGLRLRSTYRAQSWLWWNFQGYINIESDRMIFEDDIIHKIINIVNSSGYISEPTFIYLVESIKYDNYEIPYAIIAGVNPDAKPPLGPFHTIDGRTIQNDEIALLDWNNSPLKDLLPDKNIELTVTYYHPEVEGEGKLETKKLHFCGYIPMSGSGGDRYLTPLVRGITDQGTHPRDWDRPPQLTNAKVREKIRAGDVHDRFWQQYGPTPKAFVNIATARKLFSSRYGSTTSLRVATSDVQRIEHLLLDQLDPQMMGMGFKSLRQIISNASKGVELFGVLFLLFSLFIIISSLLLIILVYRLSVERRSSEIGILLSLGFNKYDTMCLLLTESFSISLLGSLCGLGLGIIYCFIVLEVWSLFWPNDDIKQIIKFHIEFKSFILGILITLSLGFLSQLWALRGLISIQIPQLLNGEQEQRDVVVTPRWRPAAILALVCLVGAGIFAFWSARASTPQDKTIGFFGAGFLLLVAGVAALYGFWLRGQRSAVQGSGWISLARLGWRNLARWPRRSLLTVGLLSAAVFLLVAVESFRRVPDPDIWNISSGSGGFNLICECDVPLYNPLQQGPGRLDLETQLQSAYGGSSEDERFKDAIKLLNRIEIEMLRLRDGDDASCGNLYQTQRPRVLGVSQQFIYRGGFRFSRTLAETEAEQNNPWLLLLRTLDNGEVPIFCEQDTAQWKFFTDVGGKIILDGDNGTQIVCRLMGTFVNSPFPGELVMADEYFRHLFPRTEGYRFLLIRTAPEDEPFARQVIENGLRHHGARVVRTSERLSRAAGIIGAYLTTFQVLGTLGLLLGIGGQGIVILRNLWERIGEFALLRAMGYRWTHLRWLIFLEHAFLLASGVLLGTVAASLAVMPQLWASGTIPWTNLAILLFGIVTCGFAVAYWGSRSVLRLPLLTALRNK; from the coding sequence ATGGCATGGTATCAACTAGTAATTCATGGATTACTCTATCACTGGAGATCCTATATATCGTTAGCTTTGGTCATTGCAGTAGCATGTGGCGTGCTGACAGGTGCACTCATAATCGGTGATTCACTTCGTCAGGGATTAGAAGAATTGGGACAGCGTCGATCAGCAGGAGTAGCCTCTGTGGCCACACTGAATCGCCCTTTACCAATAGCTATAATTGATCAACTGAAAGATGTAGTCGTTCCTGTATTACATACCAGCGGCAGTATTACAGCTAACAATAATTTTTCTGCTGGTATCCATATTTGGGGACTTGATAACCATGGTGAATCTTTATTTGGATTATCAGAATGGACTACGCTATGGGGTGGACGGGATCATTATATCATTATTTCGAAAAGATTAGCGGACCGTTTAGAGGTATCTCAGGGACAGCGAATATCAGTAAGTGTCGAGCGTATGTCAGTTATGCCTCGCAATATATTGTTGGCGCGTCGGTCTTTCGATGATAGTGTCATAACATCTACGTTTACAATTGCCGGAATCGTCCCAGACGAGTCTCCCGCCTCCGAGTTCGCTATTTCGCCTCAGCTTGATCCGCCATTGAATGCTTACGTTCCATTACGAGCGCTCGTTGAACTGCTCGAAGATGGGGAAATCGTTGAGCCTGTCGCCAATGTATTACTCTCAAAGGATCCCAACACCCATGCACTGACCGAATCCATACGTCGCCATCTCCGACTTGAACACTACGGATTACGATTACGCAGTACATATCGCGCTCAGAGTTGGTTATGGTGGAATTTTCAGGGATATATAAACATCGAGAGTGATAGAATGATATTCGAAGATGATATAATTCATAAAATTATAAATATAGTTAATTCCAGTGGATACATTTCAGAGCCCACATTTATCTATCTGGTTGAGTCTATAAAATATGATAATTATGAAATACCATATGCGATTATCGCTGGGGTCAATCCGGATGCCAAGCCACCATTAGGTCCCTTTCATACTATAGATGGAAGGACAATTCAGAATGATGAAATTGCTCTGTTAGATTGGAATAATTCACCTCTTAAAGACTTATTGCCTGATAAAAATATTGAATTAACAGTAACGTACTACCATCCCGAAGTGGAAGGTGAAGGTAAACTCGAAACAAAAAAGTTACATTTCTGTGGTTATATTCCTATGTCTGGAAGTGGCGGAGATCGTTATTTGACGCCCCTAGTTCGAGGAATAACAGATCAGGGAACTCACCCGCGAGATTGGGATCGTCCCCCTCAATTGACCAACGCAAAAGTGCGGGAAAAGATCCGTGCAGGCGATGTTCATGATCGCTTTTGGCAGCAATACGGCCCCACCCCGAAGGCGTTTGTGAACATCGCAACCGCACGGAAACTCTTCTCGAGTCGCTATGGTTCCACAACATCACTACGAGTAGCAACTTCAGATGTCCAGCGAATCGAGCATCTGCTTCTTGATCAACTTGATCCTCAAATGATGGGTATGGGATTTAAATCTCTAAGGCAAATTATTTCTAACGCAAGTAAAGGTGTGGAATTATTTGGTGTACTATTTTTATTATTTAGCTTATTTATTATTATATCTTCACTACTGTTAATCATTTTAGTTTATCGTTTATCGGTTGAACGTAGATCATCAGAGATTGGCATACTACTATCATTAGGATTTAACAAATATGATACTATGTGTTTATTGCTGACAGAAAGTTTTTCGATAAGTCTACTTGGCTCGTTATGCGGATTAGGCTTAGGTATTATCTACTGTTTTATTGTATTGGAGGTATGGTCTTTATTTTGGCCTAATGATGATATAAAACAAATTATAAAATTCCACATAGAATTTAAAAGTTTCATATTGGGAATATTGATAACATTATCATTAGGTTTTCTATCACAATTGTGGGCATTGCGAGGTTTGATATCTATACAAATACCGCAACTGTTAAATGGTGAACAGGAGCAGAGAGATGTTGTAGTTACGCCGCGGTGGCGACCTGCGGCAATACTCGCCCTGGTATGCTTAGTTGGTGCTGGAATATTCGCTTTCTGGAGTGCACGGGCTTCTACTCCGCAAGATAAGACCATCGGCTTTTTCGGAGCAGGTTTTCTGTTGTTAGTTGCAGGTGTAGCAGCACTCTATGGCTTCTGGCTCCGAGGGCAAAGAAGTGCTGTACAAGGTTCGGGATGGATATCTTTGGCGCGATTGGGATGGAGAAACCTTGCACGTTGGCCAAGACGAAGTTTACTCACTGTCGGTTTACTGTCAGCGGCGGTATTTTTGTTGGTAGCTGTAGAAAGCTTCCGACGTGTACCCGATCCAGACATATGGAATATATCTAGTGGTAGTGGCGGTTTCAATCTGATATGTGAGTGTGATGTTCCCCTATACAATCCCCTCCAGCAAGGTCCTGGTCGATTGGATTTGGAAACACAATTACAATCTGCATATGGAGGTTCTAGCGAAGATGAACGATTCAAGGATGCAATCAAACTATTAAATCGAATAGAAATTGAGATGTTGCGGCTACGGGATGGCGATGATGCCAGTTGTGGAAACCTCTATCAAACTCAGCGACCGCGGGTGCTAGGTGTTTCCCAACAATTCATCTATCGGGGTGGCTTTCGCTTCAGCCGGACTTTAGCTGAGACAGAAGCTGAGCAAAACAATCCATGGCTATTGTTGCTACGGACATTAGACAATGGAGAAGTACCGATTTTTTGCGAACAGGATACAGCACAATGGAAGTTTTTTACCGATGTAGGTGGTAAAATTATTCTTGATGGTGATAATGGAACACAAATCGTATGTCGATTGATGGGAACATTTGTCAATAGTCCATTTCCTGGTGAATTGGTGATGGCAGATGAATATTTTCGCCATCTATTCCCCCGGACGGAGGGATATCGATTTTTATTGATTCGTACCGCGCCGGAGGATGAGCCATTCGCCCGCCAGGTGATAGAGAATGGCTTACGGCACCACGGAGCACGTGTGGTACGTACTTCTGAGCGTTTGAGTCGGGCCGCGGGAATCATCGGCGCCTACTTGACCACGTTTCAAGTGTTGGGAACCTTGGGGTTGTTGTTGGGTATTGGCGGACAGGGAATCGTCATCTTACGAAACCTTTGGGAACGAATTGGAGAATTTGCGTTATTGCGGGCTATGGGATATCGATGGACTCATCTACGGTGGTTGATATTCCTGGAGCATGCATTCCTCTTAGCAAGTGGAGTTCTATTGGGTACTGTTGCGGCAAGTTTGGCGGTGATGCCCCAGCTTTGGGCAAGCGGAACGATTCCCTGGACGAATCTTGCGATTCTACTATTTGGAATCGTGACTTGTGGGTTTGCGGTGGCATATTGGGGTAGTCGCAGTGTCTTACGCTTACCACTGTTGACGGCGCTGAGGAACAAGTGA
- a CDS encoding recombinase family protein, with the protein MKKAQPRATLPVVRCAVYTRKSTDEGLEQEFNSLDAQREAGDAFVRSQAGEGWTLLPDRYDDGGFTGGNMERPALQRLLADIEAGRIDCVVVYKVDRLSRSLLDFARMMETFEKYHVSFVSVTQQFNTATSMGRLVLNVLLSFAQFEREIISERTRDKIAATRRKGKWAGGHPLLGYDVDPRGFRLVVNEAEAERVRAIFALYLEHESLLPVVQELERRGWRNKRWQTRKGRERGGKPFTRTNLHRLLTNVAYVGKIRYKHEVHNGEHPAIVDPAVFARVQALLHRNGRTRGAPVRNKFGALLKGLLRCVPCGCAMTPTHTTKDGNKRYRYYVCSSAQKRGWNTCPSKSIPAAQIEQLVVEQIRCIGKDPDLLQATITQARAQDEARLAELEAERRGLDRELARWHAELQKIPPNPVDDPTIARLADLQERIRLAEDRTGRVREEAAAIRRRRIDDDEVALALSVFDPVWESLTPAEQARVVQLLVERVDYDGARGKVSITFQPAGIKTLADELADQGGREKIA; encoded by the coding sequence ATGAAGAAGGCACAACCCCGGGCGACCCTGCCCGTCGTCCGCTGCGCGGTCTACACCCGCAAGTCCACCGACGAGGGGCTGGAGCAGGAGTTCAACTCGCTGGACGCCCAGCGCGAGGCCGGCGATGCGTTCGTCAGGAGCCAGGCCGGTGAGGGCTGGACGCTACTGCCGGACCGCTACGACGACGGCGGCTTCACCGGCGGCAACATGGAGCGGCCCGCGCTCCAGCGCCTGCTGGCCGACATCGAGGCCGGCCGGATCGACTGCGTGGTGGTCTACAAGGTGGACCGCCTCAGCCGCAGCCTGCTCGACTTCGCCAGGATGATGGAGACGTTCGAGAAGTACCACGTCTCCTTCGTGTCGGTCACCCAGCAGTTCAACACCGCGACCTCGATGGGGCGGCTGGTGCTGAACGTGCTGTTGTCCTTCGCCCAGTTCGAGCGCGAGATCATCTCCGAGCGCACCCGCGACAAGATCGCCGCCACGCGCCGCAAGGGGAAGTGGGCCGGAGGGCACCCGCTCCTCGGCTACGACGTGGACCCGCGCGGCTTCCGGCTGGTCGTCAACGAGGCCGAGGCCGAGCGCGTGCGGGCCATCTTCGCCCTCTACCTGGAGCACGAGTCGCTGCTGCCCGTGGTGCAAGAGCTGGAGCGGCGGGGCTGGCGGAACAAGCGCTGGCAGACCCGCAAGGGCCGTGAGCGCGGCGGCAAGCCGTTCACCCGCACGAACCTGCACCGCCTGCTGACCAACGTCGCCTACGTCGGCAAGATCAGGTACAAGCACGAGGTCCACAACGGCGAGCACCCTGCCATCGTGGACCCGGCCGTCTTCGCCCGCGTCCAGGCACTGCTGCACCGCAACGGCCGGACCCGCGGCGCGCCGGTGCGGAACAAGTTCGGGGCGCTGCTCAAGGGCCTCTTGCGCTGCGTCCCCTGCGGCTGTGCCATGACGCCGACCCACACGACCAAGGACGGCAACAAGCGTTACCGCTACTACGTCTGCTCCTCGGCCCAGAAGCGTGGCTGGAACACCTGCCCGTCCAAGTCCATTCCCGCTGCCCAGATCGAGCAGCTCGTCGTCGAGCAGATCCGCTGCATCGGCAAGGACCCCGACCTGCTGCAGGCGACCATCACCCAGGCCCGCGCTCAGGACGAGGCCCGCCTGGCGGAGCTGGAGGCCGAGCGGCGCGGGCTGGACCGCGAACTGGCCCGCTGGCACGCCGAGCTGCAGAAGATCCCGCCGAACCCCGTGGACGACCCGACCATCGCCCGCCTGGCGGACCTGCAGGAGCGCATCCGCCTGGCCGAGGACCGGACCGGGCGGGTGCGGGAGGAGGCGGCCGCCATCCGCCGGCGGCGGATCGACGATGACGAGGTCGCCCTGGCGCTGTCGGTCTTCGACCCGGTGTGGGAGTCGCTCACGCCCGCCGAGCAGGCCCGCGTGGTGCAGCTGCTCGTCGAGCGGGTGGACTACGACGGGGCCAGGGGGAAGGTGTCGATCACGTTCCAGCCGGCGGGCATCAAGACCCTGGCCGATGAGCTGGCGGACCAGGGCGGGAGGGAGAAGATCGCATGA